Proteins encoded within one genomic window of candidate division KSB1 bacterium:
- a CDS encoding DUF488 family protein, whose product MVKIKSVYAKASKEDGRRILVDLFWPEGLKTREAGVDDWLSELGPSYDLQRFHYDTSNWETYKSMYEKEVLDTAEKKKLLENISEQSKNDVVTLLYGSRDVQHNHASILKGLIET is encoded by the coding sequence ATGGTTAAAATAAAAAGTGTTTATGCAAAAGCCTCCAAGGAAGACGGCCGCCGAATTTTAGTCGATTTGTTTTGGCCGGAAGGCTTAAAAACACGGGAAGCCGGCGTTGATGACTGGCTGAGTGAATTAGGCCCTTCTTATGACTTGCAGCGTTTTCATTACGACACGTCTAACTGGGAAACTTACAAATCGATGTACGAAAAAGAGGTCCTGGATACCGCTGAAAAAAAGAAATTGCTGGAAAATATTTCTGAGCAATCAAAGAATGACGTCGTGACCCTTTTGTACGGCAGCAGGGACGTCCAGCACAATCACGCGTCTATTCTAAAGGGGCTTATTGAAACCTAA